The Brassica napus cultivar Da-Ae chromosome C7, Da-Ae, whole genome shotgun sequence genomic interval CCCACGGCTGCTGGTCCTGGCATTCCTGAGATCAAAGCTTACCTTAATGGCATCGACACTCCAAACATGTTTGGTGCTACCACTATGATCGTTAAGGTTTGTTTTCTGAACTTTTTTAAAGGAGATTCATGTGTTAAGTTTGATTATTTAACTCATGGTATGATAGATCATTGGAAGCATTGGAGCGGTTGCAGCTGGACTTGATCTAGGCAAAGAAGGTCCTCTAGTTCACATAGGAACCTGCATAGCTTCATTGCTTGGGCAAGGCGGACCAGACAACCACCGGTTAAAGTGGCGGTGGCTTCGTTACTTCAACAACGACAGAGACCGAAGGGATTTAATAACGTGTGGCTCGGCAGCTGGAGTGTGCGCAGCCTTCAGGTCACCTGTTGGAGGTGTGCTTTTCGCCCTTGAGGAAGTCGCCACTTGGTGGAGAAGCGCCTTGTTGTGGCGGACTTTCTTCAGCACAGCGGTTGTTGTGGTTGTACTAAGGGCGTTCATAGAGATATGCAACTCAGGCAAGTGTGGATTGTTTGGAAGAGGAGGGCTTATCATGTTTGATGTCAGTCACGTTACTTATACTTACCATGCGACTGATATAATCCCTGTCATGTTGATTGGTGTCATTGGTGGAGTTCTTGGGAGTCTCTACAATCACTTTCTCCATAAAGTTCTCAGGCTTTACAATCTCATCAACCAGTTAAGTTTTCGAAATGCTTGAAACATAGTGCAAACTCTACAAGGTGCTTAATTACTTACCTTTGTTTGGTCTTTTTGCAGGAAGGGTAAGATCCATAAGGTGCTTCTTGCTCTTACTGTATCTCTCTTCACATCGGTTTGTCTCTACGGTCTTCCTTTCTTGGCCAAATGCACGCCTTGTGACCCCTCCATAGAAGAGAGATGCCCAACGAATGGTAGATCAGGGAACTTCAAACAGTTCCATTGCCCAAAAGGTTACTACAGTGATCTAGCTACTCTGCTTCTCACCACCAACGACGATGCTGTCAGGAACATCTTCTCTTCCAACACTCCTAATGAGTTCAGCATGGGCTCCCTTTGGATATTCTTTGTGCTCTACTGCATCTTGGGGCTTTTCACATTTGGTATCGCAACGCCGTCTGGTCTCTTCCTCCCTATCATCCTCATGGGTTCTGCGTATGGAAGAATGCTTGGTGGGTTGATGGGATCTTACACTAGCATTGACCAAGGGCTTTACGCTGTCCTTGGCGCAGCTTCGCTCATGGCTGGATCCATGAGAATGACTGTGTCACTCTGTGTTATATTCCTTGAACTTACCAACAACCTTCTTTTGCTTCCCATTACAATGAT includes:
- the LOC106376961 gene encoding chloride channel protein CLC-b yields the protein MEEDLHQIVNSCNYNGEDEEQGDPESNTLNQPLVKANRTLSSTPLALVGTKVSHIESLDYEINENDLFKHDWRKRSKTQVLQYIFLKWTFACLIGLFTGLIATLINLAVENIAGYKLLAVGHFLAQERYVTGLMVFAGGNLGLTLVATVLCVCFAPTAAGPGIPEIKAYLNGIDTPNMFGATTMIVKIIGSIGAVAAGLDLGKEGPLVHIGTCIASLLGQGGPDNHRLKWRWLRYFNNDRDRRDLITCGSAAGVCAAFRSPVGGVLFALEEVATWWRSALLWRTFFSTAVVVVVLRAFIEICNSGKCGLFGRGGLIMFDVSHVTYTYHATDIIPVMLIGVIGGVLGSLYNHFLHKVLRLYNLINQKGKIHKVLLALTVSLFTSVCLYGLPFLAKCTPCDPSIEERCPTNGRSGNFKQFHCPKGYYSDLATLLLTTNDDAVRNIFSSNTPNEFSMGSLWIFFVLYCILGLFTFGIATPSGLFLPIILMGSAYGRMLGGLMGSYTSIDQGLYAVLGAASLMAGSMRMTVSLCVIFLELTNNLLLLPITMIVLLIAKTVGDSFNPSIYDIILHLKGLPFLEANPEPWMRNLSVGELGDAKPPVVTLQGVEKVAKIVDVLRNTTHNAFPVLDEAEVPPQVGLGTGAIELHGLILRAHLVKVLKKRWFLTEKRRTEEWEVREKFPWDELAEREDNFDDVAITSSEMQMYVDLHPLTNTTPYTVMENMSVAKALVLFRQVGLRHLLIVPRIQASGRSPVVGILTRQDLRACNILQAFPHLEKSKGRKAH